A part of Melittangium boletus DSM 14713 genomic DNA contains:
- a CDS encoding MFS transporter, giving the protein MAISAGLAVANLYYHQPLLGDIGRTFQASDRAVGLVPTASQVGYALGLLLIVPLGDSLERRRIIVLMCGLVSLALLGMALAPSLPWLVAASALVGVTTVVPQLLVPFAAHLAPAEQRGRVVGLVMSGLLIGILLSRTVGGLLGVRFGWRAMFWIAAGLMVGLAVLLRLALPRQPASAHVPYGALLRSLGVLVREEPVLRLHSWLGALSFASFSSFWATLVLHLQALPQHYGARTAGMFGVVGVVGAIAAPLVGRYTDKGGDRRINAFSMGLMAASFVVFGVAGQGLWGIAAGVLLLDLGAQANHISNQTRIYALRPEARNRLNTVYMVTCFVGGALGAWLGSIAWGHAGWTGVCAVGLGLPLLGLLVLGLVPPGRRMESAARDVA; this is encoded by the coding sequence ATGGCCATCTCCGCGGGACTCGCGGTCGCCAACCTCTACTACCACCAGCCCCTGCTCGGAGACATCGGCCGCACCTTCCAGGCCTCGGACCGCGCCGTGGGACTCGTCCCCACCGCCTCCCAGGTGGGCTACGCCCTGGGCCTGCTGCTCATCGTTCCACTCGGCGACAGCCTCGAGCGGCGGCGGATCATCGTGCTCATGTGCGGCCTGGTGAGCCTCGCGCTGCTGGGCATGGCCCTCGCTCCGAGCCTGCCCTGGTTGGTGGCCGCCAGCGCCCTCGTGGGCGTGACCACCGTGGTGCCTCAGTTGCTCGTGCCGTTCGCCGCGCACCTCGCGCCCGCCGAGCAGCGGGGCCGCGTGGTGGGACTGGTGATGAGCGGCTTGCTCATCGGCATCCTGCTGTCCCGCACCGTGGGGGGCCTGCTCGGCGTGCGGTTCGGCTGGCGCGCCATGTTCTGGATCGCCGCGGGGTTGATGGTGGGCCTCGCCGTGCTGCTGCGGCTCGCGCTGCCCCGCCAGCCCGCGAGTGCCCATGTGCCCTATGGCGCCTTGCTCCGCTCGCTGGGGGTGCTGGTGCGCGAGGAGCCCGTGCTCCGGTTGCACTCATGGCTGGGCGCGCTCTCCTTCGCCTCCTTCAGCTCCTTCTGGGCGACCCTGGTGCTCCATCTGCAGGCGTTGCCGCAACACTACGGGGCGAGGACCGCGGGAATGTTCGGCGTGGTGGGCGTGGTGGGCGCCATCGCCGCGCCCCTGGTGGGCCGCTACACCGACAAGGGGGGCGACCGGCGCATCAACGCGTTCTCCATGGGCCTCATGGCGGCGTCCTTCGTCGTGTTCGGAGTGGCCGGGCAGGGGCTATGGGGGATCGCGGCGGGCGTCCTCCTCTTGGATCTTGGCGCCCAGGCCAACCACATCTCCAATCAGACGCGGATCTACGCCCTGCGTCCCGAGGCGCGCAACCGTCTCAACACCGTCTACATGGTGACGTGCTTCGTGGGAGGCGCGCTCGGGGCCTGGTTGGGCAGCATCGCCTGGGGCCATGCCGGATGGACGGGTGTCTGTGCCGTGGGCCTGGGCTTGCCGCTCCTGGGGCTGCTGGTGCTGGGGCTCGTCCCCCCGGGCCGCCGGATGGAATCGGCGGCCCGGGACGTTGCCTGA
- a CDS encoding GspE/PulE family protein: MIHSLRTITRVAWVLSLLMVMGGLGWWLMNHPSPTPENARWLGRIVLTPDVLGWMGGAVALWMGGVVVAYRPARSETRRDQRPGLSPLEVVNAEVAVAVRQLLTEMNQVLRRYVMRAEPDMIAFLDTLLDGAIRVGASDVHVHPLESGTRIAFRVHGVLEEVMMLPREHHSRLINRIKVLSKVVLFRTDRPQDGHFAIGTPEGPADIRVSLLPTNHGESSALRIARSSVRLPQLSTLGFPEEIIGPFQGVLDRPQGVIFVAGATGSGKTTTLYASLGYIKQTRGDMTRIATIEDPIEYDVPLFSQTQVNTEQGFTFAQGLRSVLRQDPNVIMVGEIRDAETARTAIQAGLSGHLLLTTVHANSAAGVFNRLIEMGVEPFLLASASVASVSQRLVRSLCPHCRIPFQPEHEELLRLNAAGLPTSGPFYGSTGCPQCAGSGFLGRTALYEVLTVTPAIRDCINTKVPTSRTQDVAVKEGMVPLLKAGLERVHAGSTTLREVFRVVG, from the coding sequence ATGATCCATTCCTTGCGCACCATCACCCGAGTGGCCTGGGTCCTGTCCCTGCTGATGGTCATGGGCGGCCTGGGCTGGTGGCTGATGAACCACCCGTCCCCGACACCGGAGAACGCCCGATGGCTGGGCAGGATCGTCCTCACCCCGGACGTCCTGGGCTGGATGGGCGGAGCGGTGGCGCTCTGGATGGGCGGGGTGGTGGTCGCCTACCGGCCCGCTCGCTCCGAGACCCGCCGTGATCAGCGGCCGGGCCTGTCGCCCCTGGAAGTGGTGAACGCGGAGGTGGCGGTCGCCGTACGGCAACTGCTCACGGAGATGAACCAGGTGCTGCGCCGCTACGTGATGCGCGCGGAGCCGGACATGATCGCCTTCCTGGACACGCTGCTCGACGGGGCCATTCGGGTGGGCGCGAGCGACGTGCACGTCCACCCGCTGGAGTCGGGCACGCGCATCGCCTTTCGCGTTCATGGCGTGCTGGAGGAGGTGATGATGCTGCCGCGCGAGCACCATTCGCGCCTCATCAACCGGATCAAGGTCCTGTCCAAGGTGGTGCTCTTCCGGACGGATCGGCCCCAGGACGGCCACTTCGCGATTGGAACCCCCGAGGGGCCCGCGGACATCCGCGTGTCCTTGTTGCCCACCAACCACGGCGAGTCCTCGGCGCTGCGCATCGCTCGCAGCAGCGTGAGGTTGCCGCAGCTGTCCACACTGGGCTTCCCGGAAGAGATTATTGGCCCCTTCCAGGGCGTGCTCGACCGGCCCCAGGGCGTCATCTTCGTGGCGGGTGCCACGGGCAGCGGCAAGACGACGACGCTGTACGCCTCGCTCGGCTACATCAAGCAGACCCGCGGCGACATGACCCGCATCGCCACCATCGAGGATCCGATCGAGTACGACGTGCCACTCTTCTCCCAGACACAGGTGAACACCGAGCAGGGCTTCACCTTCGCCCAGGGCCTGCGCTCGGTGCTGCGCCAGGATCCCAACGTCATCATGGTGGGAGAGATCCGCGACGCGGAGACGGCGCGCACCGCCATCCAGGCCGGGCTCAGCGGACACCTGCTGCTCACGACCGTGCATGCGAACTCGGCGGCGGGCGTGTTCAACCGGCTCATCGAGATGGGCGTCGAGCCCTTCCTGCTCGCCTCCGCCTCGGTGGCCAGCGTCTCGCAGCGCCTCGTGCGATCGCTGTGTCCGCACTGCCGCATCCCCTTCCAGCCCGAGCACGAGGAACTCCTCCGGTTGAACGCCGCGGGACTGCCCACGTCGGGGCCGTTCTATGGATCCACCGGATGTCCACAGTGCGCGGGCTCGGGATTCCTGGGGCGCACCGCGCTCTACGAGGTGTTGACGGTGACCCCCGCCATCCGCGATTGCATCAACACCAAGGTCCCCACGTCCCGGACGCAAGACGTGGCGGTGAAGGAAGGCATGGTGCCTCTGCTCAAGGCGGGACTGGAGCGAGTCCATGCCGGAAGCACGACCCTGCGCGAAGTCTTCCGAGTGGTCGGATGA
- a CDS encoding PEGA domain-containing protein: protein MSEWVAAVLKLASSLCAVVAAGLFVLALRHGEGVAPPGATEAPDSSDEPVLIVEAGEPARDESAEKATQESRSEFQGAILSLESRPSGASAQVNGVDQGETPVSVGLDCVPGTPLVIEFTLRDFQKETHKTLCPMNAVVTVKARMRKDTGSRSGKR from the coding sequence ATGAGCGAATGGGTCGCCGCGGTATTGAAGCTGGCATCCTCCCTGTGCGCGGTGGTGGCCGCCGGACTCTTCGTCCTGGCCCTGCGCCACGGGGAGGGCGTTGCCCCACCGGGTGCGACGGAGGCACCCGACTCATCGGATGAACCGGTCCTGATCGTGGAAGCCGGGGAGCCCGCGAGGGACGAATCCGCGGAGAAGGCGACCCAGGAGTCACGCTCCGAGTTCCAGGGAGCCATTCTGTCGCTGGAGTCGCGGCCCTCTGGAGCCTCGGCCCAGGTGAATGGGGTGGACCAGGGGGAAACGCCCGTATCGGTGGGGCTCGATTGCGTGCCCGGCACGCCGCTCGTCATCGAGTTCACCCTGCGCGACTTCCAGAAGGAGACCCACAAGACGCTCTGCCCGATGAACGCGGTGGTCACGGTGAAGGCCCGGATGCGCAAGGACACCGGCTCGCGTTCCGGGAAGCGGTGA